The genomic DNA TACCCACCGTCTGCTCCACGAAGGTGCGGATGCCCAGGATGTTGGTGACGGAGTGCGCCGAGGGCCAGGAGCGGGGCAGGCTGACGTGGGCGGCCGCCACGGGCGCGCCGGGGTGTCCCCCCATCTTGGCGGCCGGCGAGGCCATGGGGCCGGGGTAGGGGTACTGGTAGATGTGGTTGTAGGGCAGGGCGGGCTGGGGCGGCGGCTGCTTGCCGCCCTCGAAGGGGCCGGGCTGCGAGAGGCTGCCGATCTTGTTGCGCAGGATGCGGCTGATGGAGCTGACCGAGGGCACGTTGTACTTGTCGCAGACGCCGTCGGCCAGCAGCCGGTCGCGGATCTCCCAGGCGAAGATGCCGGGGTCGCCCTGCTTGTAGTCTCGGATGTGCTTGACCACGTTGGGCGTGGTGACCCGCGGCTTGCTGCCGCCGATGGCCCCGGGCAGGATGGAGCCGGTCTCGTTGTACCGGGCCAGGATCTTGCTGACGCAGCCGTGCGAGACGCGGAGCTGGCGGCTGATGTCGCAGGGCCGGATGCCGAGCTGCGCCAGCTCCACGATCCGCAGCCGGATGGCGTTGGGCAGCGGCCGCCCGTTGACGAAGACGCCGCCCAGCTGGTTCACCTCCCCGTACGTGTGCTCTGCAGCGGGCCGGCCGCGCCGGCGGAGCGCGTTACGGCGGGCAGCccgcggcggcggaggcgggagcgggcgggggagcggggcagggagcggggcagggagcGAGGGATGGGGACGCGCCGCCGCGCAAAGTCGTGGCCCCCCGCGGGCAGCCCGGCCGGCGCAGGGCTAGCCGGcgagcggggctgcgggggggaaggaaaaggcggggaaagggaaaaatgggggggggggggggaaatggggaagggaaaaaaaaagaaaggaaaaaaaaggaaaaaaaaagaaaggggaaaaaaaaaagaaagggggaaaaaaaaagaaaggggaaaaaaaaagaaaggggaaaaaaaaaagaaaggggaaaaaaaaagaaagggggggaaaagaaagggggggaaaagaaagggggggaaaagaaaggggggaaaagaaaggggggaaaagaaagggggggaaaagaaagggggggaaaagaaagggggggaaaagaaagggggggaagaaaggggaaaaaaaaaagaaagcgggaaaaaaaagaaagaaaaaaaaaagaaagggggggaaagaaaggggggggaagaaaaaaagaaaggggggaagaaaaaaagaaaggggggaagaaaaaaagaaaggggggaagaaaaaagaaaggggggaagaaaggggggaaaggaaaggaaaggaaaggaaaggaaaggaaaggaaaggaaaggaaaggaaaggaaaggaaaggaaaggaaaggaaaggaaaggaaaggaaaggaaaggaaaggaaaggaaaggaaaaggaaaggaaaggaaaggaaaggaaaggacaaacgagagagaaaaggagagagaaagaaaagagagaggagacagaaagaaaaaaggcgAAAGGAAGcgagaaaaaaggagaaacaaagaccaaaaaaaggaggaaaaagaagacagggacaaaaaagagaagcaacGAGAACGGCAGAAAGGACGGAAAGAGGAGAGCAGAGcgaaagagaaggaagggagcGGGCAGGAAGGGGGAGCCGAGAGCCTTCCCAGCCGGGCACGTCGTGCCGGACCCCCGCCTGCCGCCACGACGGCCCCGAGGGCCGCGCCGCAGCCCGGGCCGctcggcggggccgcggcgacgggggccggggccggggccggcgggcggcggtccggcccggcgccccccccgcccgccgccgccccccgcccccctccgcCAAGCGACGCGGCGCAGCCCGGCCCGGAGcctccccgcggccgcccgcgcTTACCCATCGCCCGGCGCCGGGGGAGCGCCGCTccgcccggggagggggcaccGCCTGCCTGCCgcgccgcagccccggccccggccccggccgccgccgccggcccggcaTAGAGGGCCCGgggagcggcggagggcgggcggctggcgggcgccggcggcggggcggcgggggtgTCCTGGCGGCGCCGGGCCGGTTCCCCGCTCGCGGGGAGCCCCCGCCGCTACTTGGGATCAATTTGACGTGGGAAACACGTCAATCTCGGCCGTCACGGCGGAGGCGCCGCCGCGGGCCGCCCATTGGCTCCCGCGCCGCTCCTAAATggccgcggccgccgctccccgccgcggagaggggggcgcggggggggggacggcaccctccgcccgcccccgcggggccAGCGCCCCGCCacggccggggctgcccgcacCGTCCCCCCGggacgccccccccgcccccccgggcccgTTTTAGAGATGCGGGAGGGCGGAGCGGGTTGGCCGCGGGGGTCCCCACGCCCCCTTCCTCGAGGCGGCAAGGCAccccccccggctccctcccCGCGCTCGTTCCCACGCGGGACGCGGCCACGCGGGCCGGGGCGCGGCACGGGCAcctgccccctccagccccgacggccgccgcggggccgggacCCACGGGCGGGGACATGgccaggggctgcggggcggggcgggggggggcttGCGCGTTCGGGGGGAGCCGCCGGCTGCCGGTGCGGCCCGGTGGCGAGGGGCCGCGCCCGGTAGCGGGGTctgccccgggccggggccggacGCCTTCCCGCCCGGTTTCCCTGCAAACCTGCTGCCGCCCACCCGGCATCGAACTCCGCGCGTGTCTTACCCGGGTGACAACGCGCGAAGGCAGCCTCGAAAAACGGGGATGGGCCGAGGGTTTGGGGGATTTCTGCGGGTCTCCCCCCCGCCAAGAAAAGTGGACGGGAAGATCGCGAGTGTTTCTCCGCAAAGGACTGAAAagcggggggagagggggggggagaggagaaaaccgCCTCGCAGCCAGCCGCGGGCATCGCCTTTGCAGCCGCATCGAAAACCCGCTCCGCCGGGGGTTTTAGAGTGGGGGGTACCGGGGGGAGAGGCGCGCAGCGGCGCCGGGTAGCGGCGGGGGGGCAGTCCCCAGCGCCCCGGGGGCCGCCCCCCCGGAGGCAgcgcgggcagcggcgggcgggAGAGGCCAACGGCGTCTCCTGCCAGGGCACGGCATGCGTGCGGGGACGGCCACGGGAGAAGCCCCCACGCGGTGCccaccccgccgccccctcttccccgcccccggcccgaGACGTGGGATTAAACCCCCGCGCGCCCGCCGGGGTCGGGCAGCCGGTGCCGCCCGGGCGTTGGAAACCGGTCGTCGGGAAAAGAGAGCGCATCGattaaaaagcagctgagaaTCCCAAAGGGATGGGCGCCTCGTGtttgcccccccccgcccccagcccccGGGGGAGCACCGTGGCGATGAGTTTGCCGTCCTCAGCCTccggcggagcggggctgggagcggcTGCCGGCAGCCTGCGGGAAGGAGGCAATCGAAAGGCGACCGAGGAAACAGGTGTCTTTCTCCCTACCCTGGGAATCCAACCGGACGATTTTTTCGGGGCATGTGGGGGCCCCCCTCCCGCCCGCGGAAGAGCCTTTTCCCCGGGGGCAGTGCCCAGCCCGCAGCCGGgctcgcccgccgccgccgcccgcccggggccggggagggTTGCCCCCAGCCGGGGTGAGGAGGATGCCGGCCGGGGGACGGCCGAGCAGGGGCTCCTGaagccccccgggccccccccgccgcttGCTGCTCGGAGGAGCCCCGGCGCAGCAGCATCCCCGGGCGGCCCGAcggcgcggcgggggccggcTCGCAGCGCTGCCGGGGCAGCAGCCCGGGGGTCGCCGCGCCtgccggggggcccggcccgggctcGCCCGAGCCCACCCGCCCCTCCTCGGCCGAGCCAACCTTTTGTCTCCCTCTGCGGGGATGCGCGGAGAAATCCGCCggctgcgggccgggcccgcggtgagggcggaggggagggcaggagccgggggagccgggggccgggggagccgggcGTGCTGGGCAGGGACCGCTCGGGAATTGCCGCGGAGCAGCAGCCTGGGCCGTGCGGGCGCCGGTGCTGAGCTCCCCACCGGCCCCGCGGTAATTAACGAACGCGCGTGGCTGCGCCGGCTGCAGCCCTGCGCGCTCGGCCCCACGCAGCCGCACGGCCCCGTGCACACGCGGTGTCCGAGGGGGCCGCGGTTTGTGCGCGCTCCTTCCCCTCCCGAGGGGCTCTTACCGTGATGCGCACACCCACGGCCCCCCGCCACCGCAGCCGGCTCGCAGCCCTGCTCCGTGGgacggggtgctggggggctttCCTCAggcctttaaaggaaaaaagacaccCGCCCCGCGCAGAAgcacccccgccccgccagccccTCCGCCGGGCACCTGCTGCGGGCGGGCACCGCGCACGGCGCgcagctcccccccgccagccgcacacacccccccccccccccgggggagcgggccgggggctgccccggtGGCCTCGGCCTCTGCAGGCTTTGGGCCAGGACGGACTACAGAGTTTCGGCCTCGTTAGAGGGCCCGGGAGACGTGGCCGCGGGGCTTGCGCGGCTGCCTTGTACCGGCGGGAGAGtgtccccccggccccgccgggtGCGGGCGTGTGTGCGTGGAAATGGcggggaaggaaaggaagaagacgaaaaggagaagaaaacgaagagggaaaaggagaagaaaacgAAGAcggaaaagaataataaaaagaaaacgaagaaagaaaagaagaaggaggaggaggaaaataagaataaaaagaaaacgaagaaggaaaagaagaagtagaaaatgaagatgaaaaagaaagaaagcaagaaaaaagaaaaagagaaaaaagaaaaagagaaaaaaaaaggaaaataaaaacgaaaagaaaaagggaaaggaatagaaaaaagaaaaataagaaaaaggaaaagaaaaacgaaaggataaggaaaaggaatagaaaaagaagaaaaaggaaaacgaaaggaaaaaggaaaaggaatggaaaaagaaaaagaagaaacatgaaaagaaaaaggaaaaggaaaaggaaaaaaagaaaaggaaaaaaggacaagaaaaatgaaagggaaaatgaaaaggaaaatgaaaaggaaaagaaaaagaaaaagaaaaaaagaaaaaggaaaaggaaaaggaaaaaaagaaaaggaaaaaaggacaagaaaaatgaaaacgaaaatgaaaaggaaaatgaaaaaggaaaagaaaaaggaaaaggaaaagaaaaaggaaaaaaaaggaaaagggaaagggaaagggaaaggaaaagggaaagaaaggacgaaagggcggggggctgcagggagcggggccgggcgggggccgcCGGCGGGCAGGCGCAGGtggggctgcgggcggggggctcctcctctgcccccgGCCGGGGGAGGGAAACGAGCCCCGCGGGCAGGGGCGGGCGGGCCCCGGGCgagccccgccgggccgggccgagccgagccgggccgagccgagcgcAGCCCTCCGGGCCCCGCCGCAGGACCGGCAGCCGCGCGCCCGCCGGTGGGTGAcaccggcccggcccggccccgcgcgggcgAGGCGGCGGTGACCAAAACGCCCCAAATGCCCGTCGTGgtgcccgccccggcccggctccgAGACGGGTCTCAGCTGCGCCGGGCCCTTTCCCCCCGCGGCCCTCTCGGTTCACCGGCGCTCCGGCCCGCCCCGGGCCGCTTCAGCGTCCGGAGCTGATGGGCCGGCACGGGAAATGGGAGGCTGGGGAGAAGGCTGGGGAGAAGGCTGGGGAGAAGGCTGGGGAGAAGGCTGGGGAGAAGGCTGGGGAGaaggctggggcggggggaagccCCTGGCCCCCCCGGGAGGGACGGGCTGCCCGGGCCGGGAAGGTGCGCTGCACTGCCCCACGCCTCAGCACGGAGAGGCTTAAATACCCTTTTCTGCAAAACgaaatttcttttcttgctgctgccGTGACGGAGAGCTCAGGAAAACCCCCTTCTTCGAACCCCGCTTGCAAAAGCTGCTGGACGTTCGGGGCTGGTTTTGTGCCTTCCGCCGAGCTGAGCTCCGTGCGAGAGAGGCACCGTTTCGCAGTTAGCCTTGCTGAACAAAAGCGTCTACCAGCAGCCAAGCAGGTACCTCCGAAAGCtctctttattttgaaatagagTTATCAAGAACATTGCTCTACGGTGGCGGCTGTCAGCTGGTGGAGTTAAAGGCAGGGGCTCCCGTGTGCTTCCCCATTATTTATCCTACGCTCATTAATGCTTCAGAAATGCGGCGGCTCTTCGAGGGGCTACGTAGCTTAGTCATGGTCATGGAGCTCATTTTCTGTCACGATCAATCACAACCGGCAAATCCTACTGCAGCGGGTTCAGAACGAGCGCCTGCTCACAAAAGGCACGCTGCGAAGCGTAAGGTTTCTGCCTCGCGACGCGGCGGGCGGTATCATCTGGGTGCCTGCGCGTGTGCTTTTTGTGTCAGAAGGCTCACAAAATTACTTCTGACAATTTTCTCTCTCAAGCGTTTTGACACTGGCTAAATACAGAGAGTTGAACAACCCCGCTATCATGgcaaaaatgctttctgttttctgaagaaaactctTTGAGAGCTcgaaaaagaaaatccttcttCAAAGCTTAATGTGCCATCTGAGCCATTTTGTTTAATCATGTATTTCAGTTTGGCGGAGGCCACAGGTTGAGTAATTGACAGTAACTTGGTTTCATTTGTCAAATGCAATTTAGCTGTATAAAATATACTCCACTGCACGGCAGCAGGCTCCTCAATTCcatgtggagagaaaaaaaataccaaccCCCCCCAGCTTTTTaggttcagatttttttttcacaaagacTAAATTTTTGATCACAGATTCTTAATACGAAAATGATAGCAGGATCCCGGATCCCCAATAGGTTCTGTCCAGTTCTTGTGTAAAACATTGTTGATCTGAGGACAATACAGATCGTTTAAAAATCATTGACGTTGCTTAAATAAACAGCAGTGGATATATCCTACCTTTCTTTTTACTGACAGTATcactattttcttctccttttctgcctgtAAACCATTTCAGATCACTCGTAAGTCACTGGGGGTAGATCTGAAGTCTCTTTTCAGGTCCTAAGAGGCACGGAGGCAGTGGGAGGTTTTTTCAGCTACAGTCTGCGTCCGCCTCCCGTCAGCCACAGAGGTGCACAGCTGCAGGCCATCACCTTTGCTTGCTAGGTATCgacatttcaaaaatacagaGCAATCTGAGAACAGTATTAAGCAAGTCCCGACGTTAGCAGCGGGCAGAGATCCCGCTGGAAGGGAGGGTTGAGGGGTCGCAGTAGCAGCGGGCGAGCGGGACGGGGGCTGCCTGCTCTGGCTGGCTGTCTCTCAAAGGAGGGGGCGAACCGAAGCCTCTCCCTTGCAAAGGCTTAATACTGCGGAAAAGACATCTGCCAGACGTATGCGAGGGGACTGGCTGGCAGGAACGGCTTCATTAAACAGCAGGGCCGGTGTTGGAATTCAGTTCAGCTGCCTGGGGATGGACCAGGCTGGCCTGCCCCGGCTCCTCGCtgcaggggagggggctgccgcAGCGGGGGTCTCAAGGACAGGAGCAAAGCACCGCCGCATCACAGCCTAGCAGCTCCGGGCTGTCTTCCCAGCAGAGGAGTTTGGGGAGGATGAAAGCATGCACCCATCCTTTAAAAAGCAGGTACGAAACCCTAACGCTGCGCAGGAGagccctgctctccccacgCTCACACGGCGTTCCGCGCTGCTGGCCACAGCGGCATGGCACAAGGGGCAAAAATCCCGAGACCAGCAGCTGAGCATctctttttctggctttcttAGGGCTTAGATTCAAACCATGGTGGAAGCTGCGCTCTGGCACGTAATGTCCTTGCACGGGCAGTGGGCAGGTGCTGTATCTGCTCGCAGGCGGCGAGTTTGTCCCCGGTGTGCGTGGCAGCGCCTGCCCTGCTTCCGTGGGTAGGAAATGAGGTCTTGCGCTGCAGCCACGCTGGCTGCAGGCCAGGAGGCAGATACCTGTCCTGTCGTGTTACACAACCTTCACGGGGGAATTCGGAGCCGAGGGCGTCACTTAGCTTTTCAATTTCCCTGCTTTGCTGAGGGCGTTACAAAAAGACACCTTTCAACTTCTGCATTCAGGTCCATCCTCTCCGTCTTGTCTCTAGGAGTACTGAAGACATCGCCTGCACAGCCCCCTCCTGTGCTTTTCCCCGGGCGAGAGCAAACATCCATCCCTCTCCTGCAAATGCTTATCCAGCCCCAGCGCCGCACGGTGCTGAGAACCCACAATCCTTGTGATGCTGGTGGGAGCTGTAGGTGCTGTGAGAGACGACCTTCTCCGATGAAGCCCGGGTCTCCTGGCTGGCCAGCCGCCCCCGAGACCACTGCAGTCAGCATCTGTCTCTCTGCTCGCTTCGGTGAATATTTCTTTGGTCCTACAGTGCATTGAAAGAGAAacgaaaaaaaacccaaatattttccttcagattAAGCTCTTGCTTAATGTTAAGCCCATATGGAAGTCTTTGCCTGAGTGTAAATCTCTGCAAGATCAGCTTATTAGCTTATGCCCAACTTTGCAAACAAACGCCGCACGTGCTCGCCGACAGAATGGATGAAGGGCTGCTAAACctattcctttgttttcttattgAAATGGTTTTCTCATGACCATAATGAAGTGGGAAGGCCGCACACTTGGCAAAGAAATGGATGTTAAGTTGCACTGGTGGAAAAACACATCGAGTCGGCTGAAATAGCACCGGGTCGGCTTGTTGCATTTGGCACCGCGCGCACGGAGAGCGGCTGCACGCTGAACGGTGCGCGCGTGGCCCCGGGGGAAGAGCGGGGAATCTTCTCCTCCTGGAAAACGTTTCGGATGAGATTCGGATACCTTTACTCACACTTAAGTCGGCCAGGCTTCATGGCGCGGATCCATCCGGCACATCCTCCCCGGCTCTCGGAGATGGTCCTCCATCAGTTTTGTGCAGGAGCTTCTCACCCCTAGGGAATCCTGGAGAAGGACcatggggaaagaaggaggggACGTACATCAGGGTGACCTGAGCTAACAGTTTGGAAGAAGGGCAGGGTACATAATCCGTCCAGATCTTACAGAGAAACAACCTGCCTGCCTTTCAGACGGCAATGGGCTCTGTGAACCTGAAGCGGAGGTCTCACCTGAGGCCAGGCTCTCCTCCTGGTGCGAGAGCCTGCGGCCAGCCGAGGGGCCGCTGATGCGAACGCCGGCCGGGGCAGCTTCGGAGGGCAACCCTGGCCCCTACCTTGCGTCTCGCCTGCTCCACCCGCTGCGAAGACGAGCCTCACGGGCCACTTGCTGGCGGCTGCGGGAAAAGAAGGCACCCTCCAGATTAGTTTGCCTCTTGCATTTTGCTCAACGTCTGGCTTGGCGTTAGGGGTGGTGAAGGATGCAACAGATTAAGTTTTATAGCACTGGGCTATGAATATAATGTATCTTCTGCAGCACTTTACAACCTGGTGCCACACTTCGTAGCTCTTAACAAGGGCGCTGTATGAGGTATGCGGTCAGCGTGTTGTTCCAGCAAGCCAAGAGCTGTGTTTCACGGTGTTGTACCAAAGCATTTCGTGGAGTTCAGAGCCATTTAGTGGCAGGTAAACTCTTTTCAGGGATCATTTCACAGCAGAGACTTGTATCAATATGAAAACGCACCGAGGTAGCAGGGCAAGAGTGAGGTGAGCGGCAGAGAACATTATAACCATCATAAAGACTCTGAATAATCATCGCAAAACTCTGTTTACTTCTCCCGGTATGTGGCACGGGGGAtataaaatgggatttacagCACATAAAGCTGTGAAGAGCTGCCTTGTCCGTTCTAGCCGATACCTTCAGCCCTGAAGCACCGCTGCGGGAACCGCTCCGGTGATGCTCCCTTTGCTTCTCATTCCTGCCTACACATGCTGGCAGCGTGCTCCTCACACAAGGCCCTTAAAATTGAAgatgagggggggaaaaaaaaaaaattaccttctcttcACTGTCCGGGAAACTGAGCAAAGGCTAAAAGCGGGCACTGTGAGCAGCAGCCTACCTTGCacagcccttcctcctcctcctcctcatcccatgGGCACAGCAGCTAAACCCCGCAGACGGCAGTTCACCCCACAAAGCCGCGGGGTCGATGCACTCACCGTCCTGTAGCATTTGTTTCACACATCCCGAATTAAATATTGCCGGCTCCTAGAGCTGATTTGCCAGGTTTGCCCGTATTctccctccccgctgcctgGCCGCAGCGATGCGCCGTGGCCTGGGCACGAAGCTCTCAGGGGCAGCAGGATTTTTCTCAAGGCTTCGTCTCA from Gavia stellata isolate bGavSte3 chromosome 23, bGavSte3.hap2, whole genome shotgun sequence includes the following:
- the PAX1 gene encoding LOW QUALITY PROTEIN: paired box protein Pax-1 (The sequence of the model RefSeq protein was modified relative to this genomic sequence to represent the inferred CDS: inserted 2 bases in 1 codon; deleted 2 bases in 1 codon), with the protein product MEHTYGEVNQLGGVFVNGRPLPNAIRLRIVELAQLGIRPCDISRQLRVSHGCVSKILARYNETGSILPGAIGGSKPRVTTPNVVKHIRDYKQGDPGIFAWEIRDRLLADGVCDKYNVPSVSSISRILRNKIGSLSQPGPFEGGKQPPPQPALPYNHIYQYPYPGPMASPAAKMGGHPGAPVAAAHVSLPRSWPSAHSVTNILGIRTFVEQTVGALAGTEGSAYPPKMEDWPAXEQDGLPPAHAVNGIDKAAMEGDIKYPQPAPGLSSVGSFLPACAYPPSNQHGVYGGAGGYIPPGPPWQPQGSPLAHHGPGVAVHGGDLATAMAFKQPGREVVDRKPASPVGKSPDPLNAIHGLSIPASSS